From Pseudonocardia autotrophica, one genomic window encodes:
- a CDS encoding LLM class flavin-dependent oxidoreductase produces MVPLSVLDLVPVADGSSASDALAHSTRLVQRAEELGFTRYWVAEHHAMPGIASSSPPVLIAHLAGATERIRVGSGGVMLPNHRPLVVAEQFGTLEALHPDRIDLGIGRAPGTDPRTAAALRGIAAARLHAPDDFPDQLVELASYFRGDADVHAVPATGNAPALWLLGSSDYSAKVAGMLGLPFAFAHHFSSRNTLPALEVYRDRFRPSATLAEPYSMIAASVFCADTDEAARELALPAALQFLHLRLGNPRTVPGPAEVAAFDWTDQARAFVAQRQSEQIIGSPETVRAGVEELVARTGVDELMVTTSTYRGEDRLRSYELLAGAVGTASSSAAA; encoded by the coding sequence GTGGTCCCTCTCTCCGTGCTCGACCTGGTCCCCGTCGCCGACGGCTCGTCGGCCTCCGACGCGCTGGCCCACAGCACCCGGCTCGTGCAGCGGGCCGAGGAGCTCGGCTTCACCCGCTACTGGGTCGCCGAGCACCACGCCATGCCGGGGATCGCGAGCTCGTCGCCGCCGGTGCTGATCGCGCACCTCGCCGGGGCGACCGAGCGGATCCGGGTCGGCTCCGGCGGTGTGATGCTGCCGAACCACCGGCCACTCGTGGTCGCCGAGCAGTTCGGGACCCTCGAGGCGCTGCACCCGGACCGGATCGACCTCGGCATCGGACGCGCGCCGGGCACCGACCCGCGCACCGCGGCCGCCCTGCGCGGGATCGCCGCGGCCCGGCTGCACGCGCCCGACGACTTCCCGGACCAGCTGGTGGAGCTCGCGTCCTACTTCCGCGGTGACGCCGACGTGCACGCCGTCCCGGCCACCGGGAACGCACCGGCGCTGTGGCTGCTGGGCTCCTCGGACTACTCGGCGAAGGTCGCCGGGATGCTGGGGCTGCCGTTCGCGTTCGCCCATCACTTCAGCAGCCGGAACACGCTGCCGGCGCTGGAGGTCTACCGGGACCGGTTCCGGCCGTCGGCGACGCTCGCCGAGCCGTACTCGATGATCGCGGCGAGCGTGTTCTGCGCCGACACCGACGAGGCGGCACGCGAGCTCGCGCTGCCGGCCGCGCTGCAGTTCCTGCACCTGCGGCTGGGCAACCCGCGCACGGTGCCCGGGCCCGCGGAGGTCGCGGCGTTCGACTGGACCGACCAGGCGCGGGCGTTCGTCGCGCAGCGGCAGTCCGAGCAGATCATCGGTTCGCCGGAGACGGTCCGTGCCGGCGTCGAGGAGCTGGTGGCACGCACCGGGGTGGACGAGCTCATGGTGACGACGTCGACCTACCGCGGCGAGGACCGGCTGCGGTCCTACGAGCTGCTGGCGGGGGCCGTGGGCACCGCATCGTCCTCCGCTGCGGCATGA
- the thrS gene encoding threonine--tRNA ligase: MSAPPAPPASAPIRVPAGTTAGARVREGGLPTSGPEAIIVVRDADGNLRDLAWAPDADTDVVAVGANTDDGRSVIRHSAAHVLAQAVQQLFPKAKLGIGPPITDGFYYDFDVEEPFTPEDLKKIESAMKKIVKAGQRFSRRRFADRDEARAELAGEPYKLELVDLKGGADDDGEVMEVDSSGELTIYDNVHAHTGDTVWSDLCRGPHLPTTKVIPAFTLTRSAAAYWRGDQNNAQLQRIYGTAWESQDALDAYLERIAEAERRDHRRLGSELDLFSFPDEIGSGLPVFHPKGGVVRKELEDLSRERHAEAGYEFVYTPHATKGALFEKSGHLEWYADGMYPPMQLDAEYTAEGDLKRPAVDYYLKPMNCPMHNLIFASRGRSYRELPLRLFEFGTVYRYEKSGVVHGLTRARGFTQDDAHIYCTREQMQDEIRSLLQFVLDLLRDYGLDDFYLELSTRNPEKSIGDDASWAEATEALRTAAEGFGLELRDDPGGAAFYAPKISVQARDAIGRHWQMSTIQVDLMLPDRFELEYTSSDGSRQRPVMIHRALFGSIERFFGVLTEHYAGAFPAWLAPVQVVGIPVTDAQEDYVRDIAARLRRKGIRIDVDAGDDRMQKKIRTHTLQKVPFLLLVGARDVESGAVSFRFRDGSQRNGVPVDDALAQIDAWVASRSNVSPTAESFGPDA, encoded by the coding sequence GTGTCCGCACCGCCCGCCCCGCCCGCGTCCGCCCCGATCCGGGTGCCGGCCGGGACGACTGCCGGCGCGCGTGTCCGGGAGGGGGGCCTGCCGACCAGCGGTCCCGAGGCGATCATCGTCGTCCGGGACGCCGACGGGAACCTGCGCGACCTCGCCTGGGCGCCGGACGCCGACACCGACGTCGTCGCGGTCGGCGCGAACACCGACGACGGGCGCAGCGTCATCCGGCACTCGGCGGCGCACGTACTCGCGCAGGCCGTCCAGCAGCTGTTCCCGAAGGCGAAGCTCGGCATCGGCCCGCCGATCACCGACGGCTTCTACTACGACTTCGACGTCGAAGAACCCTTCACCCCCGAGGATCTGAAGAAGATCGAGTCGGCGATGAAGAAGATCGTCAAGGCCGGGCAGCGGTTCAGCCGGCGCCGGTTCGCCGACCGCGACGAGGCCCGTGCCGAGCTGGCCGGTGAGCCGTACAAGCTGGAGCTGGTCGACCTCAAGGGCGGCGCCGACGACGACGGCGAGGTCATGGAGGTCGACTCCTCCGGCGAGCTGACGATCTACGACAACGTGCACGCGCACACCGGCGACACCGTGTGGTCCGACCTGTGCCGCGGGCCGCACCTGCCGACCACGAAGGTCATCCCGGCGTTCACCCTGACCCGCAGCGCCGCCGCGTACTGGCGCGGCGACCAGAACAACGCCCAGCTGCAGCGGATCTACGGCACCGCGTGGGAGTCGCAGGACGCGCTCGACGCCTACCTCGAGCGGATCGCCGAGGCCGAGCGCCGCGACCACCGCCGGCTGGGCAGCGAGCTGGACCTGTTCAGCTTCCCCGACGAGATCGGGTCCGGCCTGCCGGTCTTCCACCCCAAGGGCGGCGTCGTCCGCAAGGAGCTGGAGGACCTCTCCCGCGAGCGGCATGCCGAGGCCGGGTACGAGTTCGTCTACACCCCGCACGCCACCAAGGGCGCGCTGTTCGAGAAGTCCGGGCACCTGGAGTGGTACGCCGACGGCATGTACCCGCCCATGCAGCTCGACGCGGAGTACACCGCCGAGGGCGACCTGAAGCGGCCGGCCGTCGACTACTACCTCAAGCCGATGAACTGCCCGATGCACAACCTGATCTTCGCCTCGCGCGGACGGTCCTACCGCGAGCTGCCGCTGCGGCTGTTCGAGTTCGGCACCGTCTACCGCTACGAGAAGTCCGGCGTCGTGCACGGCCTCACCCGGGCCCGCGGCTTCACCCAGGACGACGCGCACATCTACTGCACCCGCGAGCAGATGCAGGACGAGATCCGCAGCCTGCTCCAGTTCGTGCTCGACCTGCTGCGCGACTACGGGCTCGACGACTTCTACCTGGAGCTCTCCACCCGCAACCCGGAGAAGTCCATCGGCGACGACGCGTCGTGGGCCGAGGCGACCGAGGCGTTGCGCACGGCCGCCGAGGGTTTCGGCCTGGAGCTGCGGGACGACCCGGGCGGCGCCGCGTTCTACGCACCGAAGATCTCGGTGCAGGCGCGCGACGCGATCGGCCGGCACTGGCAGATGTCCACCATCCAGGTCGACCTCATGCTGCCGGACCGCTTCGAGCTGGAGTACACCTCCTCGGACGGCTCCCGGCAGCGCCCGGTGATGATCCACCGCGCGCTGTTCGGCTCGATCGAGCGGTTCTTCGGTGTGCTGACCGAGCACTACGCCGGCGCGTTCCCGGCCTGGCTGGCCCCGGTGCAGGTGGTCGGCATCCCGGTGACCGACGCCCAGGAGGACTACGTCCGCGACATCGCGGCCCGGCTGCGGCGCAAGGGCATCCGGATCGACGTCGACGCCGGCGACGACCGGATGCAGAAGAAGATCCGCACGCACACCCTGCAGAAGGTGCCGTTCCTGCTGCTGGTCGGGGCGCGTGACGTGGAGTCCGGCGCGGTCAGCTTCCGGTTCCGCGACGGCTCGCAGCGCAACGGCGTGCCGGTCGACGACGCCCTCGCGCAGATCGACGCCTGGGTCGCGTCCCGGAGCAACGTCTCGCCGACCGCGGAGAGCTTCGGGCCCGACGCCTAG
- a CDS encoding HIT family protein: MEQEWIPQEGVGTPDGFARLWTPHRLAYIKGSTDAGCPFCRIARGESLEESTDPDADNLVVARGDEVFALLNLHPYNPGHLMVLPYRHVGELEDLTDSEAAELMNFTRQAVVTMKKVAAPHAFNVGLNLGHLAGGSLADHLHQHVVPRWGGDANFIAVVGQTKVIPQLLAETRDQLAAAWVSRRRADPHQD, from the coding sequence ATGGAGCAGGAGTGGATCCCGCAGGAGGGGGTCGGGACGCCCGACGGTTTCGCCCGGCTGTGGACGCCGCACCGGCTCGCGTACATCAAGGGCTCGACGGACGCCGGCTGTCCGTTCTGCCGGATCGCCCGCGGGGAGTCCCTGGAGGAGTCCACCGACCCGGACGCGGACAACCTCGTCGTCGCGCGCGGCGACGAGGTGTTCGCGCTGCTCAACCTGCACCCGTACAACCCGGGGCATCTGATGGTGCTGCCCTACCGGCACGTCGGTGAGCTGGAGGACCTGACCGACTCGGAGGCCGCCGAGCTGATGAACTTCACCCGGCAGGCCGTGGTGACGATGAAGAAGGTCGCCGCCCCGCACGCGTTCAACGTCGGGCTCAATCTCGGGCACCTGGCCGGTGGGTCGCTGGCCGACCATCTGCACCAGCACGTCGTCCCGCGGTGGGGCGGGGACGCCAACTTCATCGCGGTGGTCGGGCAGACCAAGGTCATCCCGCAGCTGCTGGCGGAGACCCGGGATCAGCTGGCTGCCGCTTGGGTGAGCCGACGGCGGGCCGACCCGCACCAGGACTAG
- a CDS encoding glycosyltransferase family 4 protein, which yields MRIGIVCPYSLDVPGGVQNHVLDLAAALRTRGHRVEVLAPGVREAPEFVTPLGRAVGVPYNGSVARVTFGPLTYHRVRRWLARHRFDVLHLHEPTTVSVSVLALLAAGGPIVATFHTSTDRSRALAAFGGMIRPLMEKVTARIAVSATARRVQVEHLGGDATEIPNGVDVARFAHGPALDELVPGLPGGTRIGFVGRFDEPRKGMPVLLDALRRLLPRYPDLRLLVVGRGDGVALRRTAGPQLAGRIDLLGAVDELTKAAALRATDVYCAPHRGGESFGMVLTEAMAAGAPVLAGDIEPFRAVLADGAGRLFRAGDATALATELTGLLDDPAARDALAVAGRARAARYDWPVVAAQVLRVYRAAIAADPRASSGGAA from the coding sequence CTGCGGATCGGGATCGTCTGCCCCTACTCGCTGGACGTCCCGGGCGGGGTGCAGAACCACGTGCTCGACCTGGCCGCGGCGCTGCGGACGCGCGGGCACCGGGTCGAGGTGCTGGCACCCGGCGTGCGGGAGGCCCCGGAGTTCGTCACCCCGCTCGGCCGGGCGGTCGGCGTCCCCTACAACGGCTCCGTCGCCCGGGTCACCTTCGGGCCGCTGACCTACCACCGGGTCCGACGGTGGCTGGCCCGCCACCGGTTCGACGTGCTGCACCTGCACGAGCCCACCACCGTCAGCGTCTCGGTGCTGGCGCTGCTCGCCGCGGGTGGCCCGATCGTGGCCACCTTCCACACCTCCACCGACCGGTCCCGGGCGCTCGCCGCCTTCGGCGGGATGATCCGTCCGCTGATGGAGAAGGTGACGGCCCGGATCGCGGTATCGGCGACCGCCCGGCGGGTCCAGGTCGAGCATCTCGGTGGCGACGCGACCGAGATCCCGAACGGTGTCGATGTCGCCCGGTTCGCCCACGGTCCCGCGCTCGACGAACTCGTCCCCGGCCTGCCGGGCGGCACCCGGATCGGGTTCGTCGGCCGGTTCGACGAGCCGCGCAAGGGCATGCCGGTGCTGCTCGACGCGCTGCGCCGGCTGCTGCCGCGGTACCCGGACCTGCGGCTGCTCGTCGTCGGGCGGGGCGACGGTGTGGCGCTGCGGCGCACCGCCGGGCCGCAGCTCGCCGGGCGGATCGACCTGCTCGGTGCCGTCGACGAGCTGACCAAGGCGGCGGCGCTGCGCGCGACCGACGTCTACTGCGCCCCGCACCGGGGCGGGGAGAGCTTCGGGATGGTGCTCACCGAGGCGATGGCGGCCGGTGCGCCGGTGCTGGCCGGCGACATCGAGCCGTTCCGGGCGGTGCTCGCCGACGGCGCGGGCCGGCTGTTCCGGGCCGGTGACGCGACCGCGCTGGCCACCGAGCTGACCGGGCTGCTCGACGATCCCGCCGCCCGGGACGCGCTCGCCGTCGCCGGGCGGGCCAGGGCCGCGCGCTACGACTGGCCGGTCGTCGCGGCCCAGGTGCTGCGCGTCTACCGGGCGGCGATCGCGGCCGATCCGCGGGCGTCCAGCGGGGGTGCGGCGTGA
- the pgsA gene encoding phosphatidylinositol phosphate synthase, producing MLNMFARGHVNRLTDPVGRRLVGLGIGPDTVTVLGTVGAIVCSVVFLPAGWLVLGAVLVTLFVLTDLIDGAMARALGGGTRFGAVLDSTCDRMVDGALFGALAWWAMTGGAEPVAGAAALVCLVGGQIVSYVKARAESVGLTAEGGFVERAERLILGLLGAFVSGLGVPYALTVALLVLAAGTVVTLGQRIMAVRRSAREAPRV from the coding sequence ATGCTGAACATGTTCGCCCGCGGGCACGTCAACCGGCTCACCGACCCGGTCGGCCGCCGCCTGGTCGGACTCGGTATCGGCCCCGACACGGTGACGGTGCTGGGCACCGTCGGCGCCATCGTCTGCTCCGTGGTGTTCCTGCCCGCGGGCTGGCTGGTCCTCGGCGCGGTCCTGGTGACGCTGTTCGTGCTCACCGACCTGATCGACGGTGCCATGGCCAGGGCACTCGGTGGCGGCACCCGGTTCGGCGCGGTGCTCGACTCCACCTGTGACCGGATGGTCGACGGCGCCCTGTTCGGCGCGCTCGCCTGGTGGGCGATGACCGGTGGCGCCGAGCCGGTGGCCGGTGCGGCCGCGCTGGTCTGCCTGGTCGGGGGCCAGATCGTGTCGTATGTGAAGGCGCGCGCCGAGTCGGTCGGGCTGACCGCGGAGGGCGGCTTCGTCGAACGGGCGGAACGGCTGATCCTCGGGCTGCTCGGCGCGTTCGTCTCCGGGCTCGGGGTGCCCTACGCACTGACCGTCGCGTTGCTGGTGCTGGCGGCCGGGACGGTGGTGACCCTGGGCCAGCGGATCATGGCGGTGCGGCGCAGCGCCCGCGAGGCCCCCCGTGTCTGA
- a CDS encoding NUDIX hydrolase, with protein sequence MSGGVLALGALLVATVAALTVWCLTRVRRLHRLHARVEAARAGLAAALARRVRIALQVAESLDAPRAASLAAAATAAGAGSAPAADGRDPAGTRESREMAENALTRELAAHGAAVRDPTLAAELDDAQQLVVLARRVHNDAVRDTRVLRSRRMVRRLHLHGTAPEPVYFEIVDPEPAGSRGRADVGSTRHRTVM encoded by the coding sequence GTGAGCGGCGGTGTGCTCGCGCTCGGCGCGCTGCTGGTGGCCACCGTGGCGGCCCTCACCGTGTGGTGCCTGACACGGGTGCGCAGGCTGCACCGGCTGCACGCCAGGGTGGAAGCCGCCCGGGCCGGGCTCGCCGCGGCACTCGCGCGCCGGGTGCGGATCGCGCTGCAGGTCGCCGAGTCGCTCGACGCACCGCGTGCCGCGTCGCTCGCGGCTGCCGCGACCGCCGCCGGGGCCGGGTCTGCGCCGGCCGCGGACGGCCGGGATCCGGCCGGTACCAGGGAGTCCCGTGAGATGGCGGAGAACGCTCTGACCAGGGAACTCGCCGCGCACGGTGCGGCGGTGCGGGATCCGACGCTCGCCGCGGAGCTCGACGACGCCCAGCAGCTCGTCGTGCTGGCCCGCCGGGTGCACAACGACGCGGTTCGCGACACCCGGGTGCTCAGGTCGCGTCGGATGGTCCGCCGGCTGCACCTGCACGGCACCGCACCGGAGCCCGTGTACTTCGAGATCGTCGATCCGGAACCCGCGGGTTCCCGCGGCCGGGCTGACGTAGGATCGACGCGTCACCGCACCGTCATGTGA
- a CDS encoding transglycosylase domain-containing protein, translating into MTATRPRAAAAPDPAGPLTAEPGRTPDDARPGTPQTAPAAPDPAGTVAATPGVPMAPDLGASPRGGRRRRRPEPAGAPQADDETRVAAAAAGGSDQGPDGESGEGPDDGTTVLAAPRRRRRRAEPQGPLDRAVAFVGPGIDTVRRRLGILDADAKAALSPQERTARRRKQVRYSLAGGAASIVLLPLLLLGLGWLLFPIPSPDDAVNNQIATVAYTDGEQLARLVPEQGNRIKVSMDAIPVHVREAVLAAEDRTFYSNPGFDITGILRAVVNQLTGGGGGGSTITQQYVKNTLVGNDATYWRKYKELIISLKVSGQKSKDEILNDYLNAIYYGRGAYGIESASLAYYGKPAAELTTSEGALLAGIIQSPSNWDPATTPDRARQRWSFVLDGMAQQGWISREDREAAQFPETIPPENTSRSSSLTDERGHILNAVRSELGSLGISEQAFAQGGLQVTTTVDPQRQEQLTESVRAKMEGQPEELRTGAVAIDPRTGGIVAYYGGDNGTGLDYARVLKQPGSTFKPFAVLAGLLQDPPVGLGTEFDGSERPGLRNAEGANCPTCDLKQAMTISNNVVFTKLAAEVGPQKVADAARLAGITASLDNPDARLPLGNKEVTPVQLASAYATIAAGGVWHAPHLVSKVVDSEGRVLYEYSPGEGEQRFSEQVARNVTETMLNVLPNDGLELPAGQEAAGKTGTVQSRFEGQNNDAWFAGFTPELATAVWVGTDRNDPIRDAAGTPISGKDLPGDMWSEFMSSAVRTGTVVDFPTFRALGRPPSTLAANEPTETPEPTPVSSAPPSPPPQPEEQLPPPPDELPEAPPEQEQPAVTPEPGAEPLLGRSDPPADDDSAASVEPTVG; encoded by the coding sequence GTGACGGCCACCCGGCCGCGCGCTGCCGCCGCACCGGATCCGGCCGGCCCGCTCACGGCGGAGCCCGGCCGCACCCCCGACGACGCCCGCCCCGGCACCCCACAGACCGCGCCCGCGGCACCGGATCCGGCCGGGACCGTCGCGGCCACGCCGGGCGTCCCGATGGCGCCGGACCTCGGTGCGTCCCCCCGGGGTGGCCGCCGCCGTCGCCGTCCCGAGCCCGCCGGGGCGCCGCAGGCCGACGACGAGACCCGGGTCGCCGCAGCCGCCGCCGGTGGATCCGACCAGGGGCCCGACGGTGAATCCGGAGAGGGACCCGACGACGGGACGACCGTGCTCGCCGCGCCACGGCGCCGGCGCCGCCGGGCCGAGCCGCAGGGACCGCTGGACCGGGCGGTCGCCTTCGTCGGGCCCGGGATCGACACCGTGCGCCGCCGGCTCGGGATCCTCGACGCCGACGCCAAGGCCGCGCTCAGCCCGCAGGAGCGGACGGCGCGCCGCCGCAAGCAGGTCCGCTACTCGCTGGCCGGCGGGGCCGCGTCGATCGTGCTGCTGCCCCTGCTGCTGCTCGGGCTCGGCTGGCTGCTCTTCCCGATCCCGAGCCCGGACGACGCCGTCAACAACCAGATCGCCACCGTCGCCTACACCGACGGCGAGCAGCTCGCCCGGCTGGTGCCCGAGCAGGGCAACCGGATCAAGGTGTCGATGGACGCGATCCCGGTGCACGTCCGCGAAGCCGTGCTCGCGGCCGAGGACCGGACCTTCTACTCCAATCCCGGCTTCGACATCACCGGGATCCTGCGCGCGGTCGTCAACCAGCTCACCGGCGGCGGCGGTGGTGGCTCCACCATCACCCAGCAGTACGTCAAGAACACCCTGGTCGGCAACGACGCGACCTACTGGCGCAAGTACAAGGAACTGATCATCTCGCTGAAGGTCTCCGGGCAGAAGTCGAAGGACGAGATCCTCAACGACTATCTGAACGCGATCTACTACGGGCGGGGCGCGTACGGCATCGAGTCCGCCAGCCTCGCCTACTACGGCAAGCCCGCCGCCGAGCTGACCACCAGCGAGGGTGCGCTGCTGGCCGGGATCATCCAGTCGCCGTCCAACTGGGATCCGGCGACCACCCCGGACCGGGCCCGGCAGCGCTGGAGCTTCGTCCTGGACGGGATGGCCCAGCAGGGCTGGATCTCCCGGGAGGACCGGGAGGCCGCGCAGTTCCCGGAGACGATCCCGCCGGAGAACACGTCGCGGTCCTCGTCGCTGACCGACGAGCGCGGGCACATCCTCAACGCCGTCCGCTCCGAGCTGGGCTCCCTGGGCATCTCCGAGCAGGCGTTCGCGCAGGGCGGCCTGCAGGTCACCACGACCGTCGATCCGCAGCGCCAGGAGCAGCTCACCGAGTCGGTGCGCGCGAAGATGGAGGGCCAGCCCGAGGAGCTGCGCACCGGCGCCGTCGCGATCGATCCACGGACCGGCGGGATCGTCGCCTACTACGGCGGGGACAACGGCACCGGCCTCGACTACGCGCGCGTCCTGAAGCAGCCGGGCTCCACGTTCAAGCCGTTCGCCGTGCTCGCCGGCCTCCTGCAGGATCCGCCGGTCGGCCTGGGCACCGAGTTCGACGGCTCCGAGCGGCCGGGACTGCGCAACGCGGAGGGGGCGAACTGCCCCACCTGCGACCTCAAACAGGCGATGACGATCTCCAACAACGTCGTCTTCACCAAGCTCGCTGCCGAGGTCGGGCCGCAGAAGGTCGCCGACGCCGCCCGGCTCGCCGGGATCACCGCCTCGCTGGACAACCCGGACGCGCGGCTCCCGCTGGGCAACAAGGAGGTGACCCCGGTCCAGCTCGCATCGGCGTACGCGACGATCGCCGCCGGCGGGGTCTGGCACGCGCCGCACCTCGTCTCGAAGGTCGTCGACTCGGAGGGCCGCGTGCTCTACGAGTACTCCCCCGGCGAGGGCGAGCAGCGGTTCTCCGAGCAGGTGGCCCGCAACGTCACCGAGACGATGCTGAACGTCCTGCCCAACGACGGGCTGGAGCTGCCCGCCGGGCAGGAGGCGGCCGGCAAGACCGGCACCGTCCAGTCCCGCTTCGAGGGCCAGAACAACGACGCCTGGTTCGCCGGGTTCACCCCCGAGCTGGCCACCGCGGTGTGGGTCGGCACCGACCGCAACGACCCGATCCGCGACGCGGCCGGCACCCCGATCAGCGGCAAGGACCTGCCGGGCGACATGTGGTCGGAGTTCATGTCCAGCGCGGTCCGTACCGGCACGGTCGTCGACTTCCCGACGTTCCGGGCACTCGGGCGACCGCCGTCGACGCTCGCCGCGAACGAACCGACCGAGACCCCCGAGCCGACCCCGGTGAGCAGCGCGCCGCCGTCCCCGCCGCCGCAGCCCGAGGAGCAGCTCCCCCCGCCGCCGGACGAACTGCCGGAGGCACCCCCGGAGCAGGAGCAGCCGGCCGTCACACCGGAGCCGGGCGCGGAGCCGCTGCTCGGCCGGTCCGATCCCCCGGCCGATGACGACTCGGCCGCCTCCGTGGAGCCCACCGTCGGCTGA
- a CDS encoding phosphatidylinositol mannoside acyltransferase produces MSELPGRLHEAVAGAGYTAGWAIAGRLPTGVVARVFDLGADLATRRNGPGVQRLRANLARVRPGADRAELDLLVGRAMRSYARYWREAFALPALDPDVLHAAMHPHAHGIAASLEPLGRGRGVLYALPHAGNWDVAGVYLVRELARRGLDPVITTVVQRLRPESLFRRFLAYRRALGFEVVTADDPRTAHRALTARLRAGGVVCLVADRDLSGRGIDVSFLGAPARLPAGPARLARITGAALHPAYPVFVGEAWGVRVGAEIPVPDERSRCSDAKAVQALADAFGELIAERPEDWHMLQPIGAAA; encoded by the coding sequence GTGTCTGAGCTACCCGGGCGCCTCCACGAGGCCGTCGCGGGAGCCGGCTACACCGCGGGCTGGGCGATCGCCGGAAGGCTGCCCACCGGCGTCGTCGCCCGGGTGTTCGACCTGGGCGCCGATCTCGCCACCCGCCGCAACGGGCCCGGGGTGCAGCGGTTGCGTGCCAACCTGGCCCGGGTCCGGCCGGGCGCGGACCGGGCCGAGCTGGACCTGCTCGTCGGGCGTGCGATGCGCAGCTATGCGCGCTACTGGCGGGAGGCGTTCGCGTTGCCGGCGCTGGATCCGGACGTGCTGCACGCCGCGATGCACCCGCACGCGCACGGCATCGCGGCCTCGCTGGAGCCGCTCGGCCGGGGGCGGGGCGTGCTGTACGCGCTGCCGCACGCCGGGAACTGGGACGTCGCCGGCGTCTATCTGGTCCGCGAGCTGGCCCGGCGCGGGCTCGATCCGGTGATCACGACCGTGGTGCAGCGGCTGCGCCCGGAGTCGCTGTTCCGCCGGTTCCTGGCCTACCGGCGCGCGCTGGGTTTCGAGGTGGTCACCGCCGACGATCCGCGCACCGCGCACCGCGCGCTCACCGCCCGTCTGCGCGCCGGCGGGGTGGTGTGCCTGGTCGCCGACCGGGACCTGTCCGGGCGCGGGATCGACGTGTCGTTCCTCGGGGCCCCGGCCCGGCTCCCGGCCGGACCGGCGCGGCTGGCCCGGATCACCGGCGCCGCACTGCATCCGGCGTACCCGGTGTTCGTCGGGGAGGCCTGGGGGGTGCGGGTCGGCGCGGAGATCCCGGTCCCCGACGAGCGCTCCCGGTGCTCCGACGCGAAGGCGGTCCAGGCACTCGCCGACGCGTTCGGCGAGCTGATCGCCGAGCGCCCGGAGGACTGGCACATGCTGCAGCCGATCGGGGCCGCGGCATGA
- the pdxS gene encoding pyridoxal 5'-phosphate synthase lyase subunit PdxS, giving the protein MSAADSTPENAGPQHGTARVKRGMAEMLKGGVIMDVVTPDQAKIAEDAGAVAVMALERVPADIRANGGVARMSDPDMIAGIVEAVSIPVMAKARIGHFVEAQVIQSLGVDYIDESEVLTPADEAHHIDKWAFTVPFVCGATNLGEALRRISEGAAMIRSKGEAGTGNVVEATRHMRSIRSEIGRLASLDAAELYIAAKELRAPVELVAEIARTGKLPVVLFTAGGIATPADAAMMMQLGAEGVFVGSGIFKSGDPALRASAIVKATTFHDDPDMIAKVSRGLGEAMVGINIPDIPEDQRYASRGW; this is encoded by the coding sequence GTGTCCGCAGCCGATAGCACTCCGGAGAACGCCGGTCCGCAGCACGGCACCGCGCGGGTCAAGCGCGGCATGGCCGAGATGCTCAAGGGCGGTGTGATCATGGACGTGGTCACCCCCGACCAGGCGAAGATCGCCGAGGACGCCGGCGCCGTGGCCGTCATGGCCCTCGAGCGCGTGCCCGCGGACATCCGCGCGAACGGCGGCGTGGCCCGCATGTCCGATCCGGACATGATCGCCGGCATCGTCGAGGCAGTGTCCATCCCGGTGATGGCCAAGGCCCGGATCGGCCACTTCGTCGAGGCTCAGGTCATCCAGTCGCTCGGCGTCGACTACATCGACGAGTCCGAGGTCCTCACCCCGGCCGACGAGGCGCACCACATCGACAAGTGGGCGTTCACCGTGCCGTTCGTGTGCGGTGCGACGAACCTCGGTGAGGCGCTGCGCCGGATCTCCGAGGGTGCCGCGATGATCCGTTCCAAGGGCGAGGCCGGCACCGGCAACGTGGTCGAGGCCACCCGGCACATGCGCTCGATCCGGTCCGAGATCGGCCGGCTCGCCTCGCTCGACGCCGCCGAGCTCTACATCGCGGCCAAGGAGCTGCGGGCCCCGGTCGAGCTGGTCGCCGAGATCGCCCGCACCGGGAAGCTGCCGGTCGTCCTGTTCACCGCGGGCGGCATCGCCACCCCGGCCGACGCGGCGATGATGATGCAGCTCGGCGCCGAGGGCGTCTTCGTCGGGTCGGGCATCTTCAAGTCCGGTGACCCGGCGCTGCGCGCGTCGGCGATCGTGAAGGCCACCACCTTCCACGACGACCCCGACATGATCGCGAAGGTCTCCCGGGGCCTGGGCGAGGCGATGGTCGGGATCAACATCCCGGACATCCCCGAGGACCAGCGCTACGCCTCGCGCGGCTGGTAG
- a CDS encoding nuclear transport factor 2 family protein — protein sequence MSSSTADRFRAAIEAGDPDAAVALCTDDVVFRSPVVHRAHRGREPLRAILGAVLTVFAEFRYVAEFAGDGGHVLEFTALVGDREVQGIDLLRIDADGRIRELTVMVRPLSAAEALRDRMAALLGG from the coding sequence ATGAGCAGCAGTACGGCGGACCGCTTCCGCGCCGCGATCGAGGCCGGGGATCCGGACGCGGCCGTGGCGCTCTGCACCGACGACGTGGTGTTCCGCTCCCCCGTCGTGCACCGTGCCCATCGCGGACGCGAGCCGCTCCGCGCGATCCTGGGCGCGGTGCTGACGGTGTTCGCCGAGTTCCGCTATGTCGCCGAGTTCGCCGGTGACGGCGGCCACGTCCTGGAGTTCACCGCGCTGGTCGGTGATCGCGAGGTCCAGGGCATCGACCTGCTCCGGATCGACGCCGACGGACGGATCCGCGAACTGACCGTGATGGTCCGCCCGCTCTCGGCCGCCGAGGCGCTCCGGGACCGGATGGCAGCGCTGCTCGGCGGTTGA